One window from the genome of Bradyrhizobium xenonodulans encodes:
- the rimM gene encoding ribosome maturation factor RimM (Essential for efficient processing of 16S rRNA) → MSALVCVARIGAAHGVRGAVKLWTFTEDPFAVRHYGPLLSKDGKRQFEVAQAREAKDHLVATFKGVTTRDEAERLNGIELYVAREKLPATDEDEYYHTDLIGLAAVTTDGDALGRVLAIHNFGAGDIIEIAPLKGPTMLLPFTNAVVPEVDLAGGRVVIALPQEIEGEIEGEDEGNVPSASRPRENGDP, encoded by the coding sequence ATGTCGGCGCTGGTCTGCGTCGCGCGGATCGGCGCCGCGCATGGGGTGCGCGGTGCGGTCAAACTATGGACCTTCACCGAAGATCCTTTTGCCGTGCGGCACTACGGCCCGTTGCTGTCCAAGGACGGCAAGCGCCAGTTCGAGGTCGCACAGGCACGCGAAGCCAAGGATCATCTGGTCGCGACGTTCAAGGGCGTCACGACCCGCGATGAGGCCGAGCGCCTCAACGGCATCGAGCTCTACGTCGCGCGCGAGAAACTGCCCGCGACGGACGAGGACGAATATTACCACACCGATCTGATCGGGCTCGCCGCCGTCACGACTGACGGCGATGCGCTCGGCCGGGTGCTCGCGATCCATAATTTCGGCGCCGGCGACATCATCGAGATCGCGCCGCTCAAGGGCCCGACGATGCTGCTGCCGTTTACGAACGCGGTGGTGCCCGAGGTCGATCTTGCCGGCGGACGCGTGGTGATTGCGCTGCCGCAGGAAATTGAAGGCGAGATCGAGGGCGAGGACGAAGGCAACGTGCCCTCCGCGAGTCGTCCCCGCGAAAACGGGGACCCATAA
- the rpsP gene encoding 30S ribosomal protein S16, with product MSVVIRLARAGTKKRPVYHVVVADSRFPRDGRFIERLGYFNPLLPKDNETRLKLDMDKVKAWLAKGAQPSDRVSRFLDAAGVKKREARNNPEKAVPRKERKAQAEAAAKG from the coding sequence ATGTCCGTCGTTATCCGCCTCGCCCGCGCAGGCACCAAGAAGCGTCCCGTCTATCACGTCGTCGTCGCCGACTCGCGCTTCCCCCGCGATGGCCGCTTCATCGAGCGTCTCGGCTATTTCAACCCGCTGCTGCCGAAGGACAACGAGACCCGTCTGAAGCTCGACATGGACAAGGTGAAGGCCTGGCTCGCCAAGGGCGCGCAGCCGTCTGATCGCGTGTCCCGCTTCCTCGACGCCGCCGGCGTCAAGAAGCGCGAAGCCCGCAACAACCCCGAGAAGGCCGTGCCGCGCAAGGAGCGCAAGGCGCAGGCCGAAGCCGCCGCGAAGGGCTAA